One window of the Balaenoptera ricei isolate mBalRic1 chromosome X, mBalRic1.hap2, whole genome shotgun sequence genome contains the following:
- the LOC132357759 gene encoding uncharacterized protein KIAA1143 homolog isoform X2 has product MSKRNQVSYVRPAEPALLARFKERIGYEEGPTVETKRILLQLPGEDGDHTDKEDEQPQVVVFKKGDLSVEEVMKIKTEIKAAKPGKQ; this is encoded by the exons ATGAGCAAGCGGAACCAGGTGTCGTACGTGCGGCCAGCCGAGCCGGCGCTCCTGGCCCGCTTCAAGGAACGGATCGGCTACGAGGAAGGGCCCACAGTAGAAACCAAGAGAATCCTGCTTCAGCTCCCAGGTGAAGATGGTGATCACACTGACAAAGAAGATGAACAGCCCCAGGTGGtggtttttaaaaagggagaccTATCAGTTGAAGAagtcatgaaaattaaaacagaaataaaggctGCCAAACCAG gcaaacaatga
- the LOC132357759 gene encoding uncharacterized protein KIAA1143 homolog isoform X1: MSKRNQVSYVRPAEPALLARFKERIGYEEGPTVETKRILLQLPGEDGDHTDKEDEQPQVVVFKKGDLSVEEVMKIKTEIKAAKPDEESADGRIMYRKPVKHSSDEKYSSLTASSKKKKTNEEDEINKQGSVKKNSRKQIKNSSLPSLDNEDENE, encoded by the coding sequence ATGAGCAAGCGGAACCAGGTGTCGTACGTGCGGCCAGCCGAGCCGGCGCTCCTGGCCCGCTTCAAGGAACGGATCGGCTACGAGGAAGGGCCCACAGTAGAAACCAAGAGAATCCTGCTTCAGCTCCCAGGTGAAGATGGTGATCACACTGACAAAGAAGATGAACAGCCCCAGGTGGtggtttttaaaaagggagaccTATCAGTTGAAGAagtcatgaaaattaaaacagaaataaaggctGCCAAACCAGATGAAGAATCAGCTGATGGAAGAATTATGTATCGAAAACCAGTCAAGCATTCCTCAGATGAAAAATATTCCAGTTTAACAGCAAgctcaaaaaagaagaagacaaatgaagaagatgaaataaataagcagggttcagttaaaaaaaactcACGAAAGCAAATCAAAAATAGTAGCCTCCCTTCTCTTGACAATgaagatgaaaatgaataa